One Pangasianodon hypophthalmus isolate fPanHyp1 chromosome 7, fPanHyp1.pri, whole genome shotgun sequence genomic window, GAAAGCACGTTTGCTGACAGTACGAGCTGCCTGAGCGTGGCGCGTCTCAGTGCCTACCTGCCTCCAAGCAACCATGACTCGGCCAACTATAGCAACAACCAGTTAGAGAGCAACCAGGCTGCCAAGATGGCTGCCTTGCACCTCAGCAGCTCCACGCAGCCGAGCccctgctgctcctcctcttcctcctcatcctctttcGGTGTCCAGAGGTCATCCCGTGGCCTTCCCTCCACCCTTGATGCCGACCTGCGCTTTCACCCGGTGCGTGGCGCCGACGTGCTCCTGTCCAGTGACCGTTCTATGGCCTGCGTCCACTCCCCAGATGGCATTCGGACTTTGGTGTTCAGTGACAGGCCCATGAGACTAGGTGAGACTCTGTTTGTGGAGGTGAGTCACATGGGCCCACCTTGCCTTGGCATGCTCCTTTTTGGCATGACTTCGTGTGACCCAGGCACATTGCACGCTGCAGAGTTGCCTGCTGAGCCTGATGCTCTCCTCGATCGTAAGGAGTACTGGGTGGTTCACCGTGGACTCCCTGCGCCTGCACCTGGCGACGTGCTCAGCTTCATGCTTCTGCCTGACGGTGAAGTGCATCATGGGATTAATGGGGTAGCACGTGGACGCTTGCTGTGTGTCGACTCCTCTCAGGCTCTGTGGACCTTCTTCGCTCTGCGTGGTGCCATCAACCGACTCAGGATATTAGGCAAGTGTCAGTGTGAGGTGATTTGAAATAATCATTAGCTTTTATTGACCATTTTTGGAACATTTTAGTTTATGCTTTCTTTAATATCACCTTAAGATCTAATGTAAAATATCAGTGCAGCTCATGTCTAGGTTAGCTAGACAGGCTATTAAGTCATCTGACATAGAGCTCTGCTGTGAGTGGACTTTGCTTGTTCCTGTCATTCAGTTCTCTTGTCGCTGGAGAATAGGCGTTACTGCCCTGCCTCATTAAGCTGGATTTCTCCAAGGCTTTTTATGCCCCCAGAAATAGCTCCTAGCACATCCTTCAGTCTGCCTTATTATGGGATGCTATTTTGCTCTGTGTTATTGCTCCAAAATAAGATCCTGAGCCCAATTATGTGATTTGTATGCAGTGTATGCTGGCCCTGAGCTTACATAGACTGATATATCAGTCAGCAGTGTATACTGTTGAAAACGCAGTTAAACAAATGTCATGTCCTGTATGATATTCTGTGTTCATGGCTTTCAGAACAAGACCTTGACTGCACAcgtttaaaatgtaaacactgaTGTCACATGGCCAGTTTTCTGGCAATGCAGAGTATATCATAATATGTACATAATAGGTACACCTGCCGTGTGGGAACCATATTTGCTTTAGAATTGCTTTATTGTAACTTAAATGAAAATCATGTTGAGCAGCTGGCAAACACAAGGTTGGTTTATATGTCTGTGTTGAAGCACGTTTGGTATCTGCATTGCAATAGCGTGGGGGTTTAGTGATATGCAGAGGCACACAGACGGTCTAATGTGCACACTTCTAAAATCCGAACAGCacattgtatatatgtatatatatatatatattgtatatatgctGAATGGTTAAGAAGGAAAGTCTAAAACCGAGTCAAAAAGCAAGTGAATGACGGATTCATGTGTCATGAGTAAGAGAAGGGCCGAGATGCAGCTCTGCTCATCAGTGTGGGCATGAAATGAACATTCACTTCATgtagaattatatatatatatatatatatatatatatatatatatatatatatatatatatatatatatatataagtaaagtgagatttatatatataatataaatataaaaatataatataaataaacgtAAGGTCTGAAAGTGAATGTACATCAGTAACACATTCTCTCATAGTATACAATGTCCACACTTGTATATGACGCTATAAAAATCCCAAACTGTCCCCTGTCTGGTCGACTTTAATACCTAATCACAGTATCTATGATTTGGAGCCCAGATGTAGTGATCTTTGACATTTCTCATCCAGTAATTCACTTATTCTCTCCACTTTTTATGCAGTGAAACCATAGTGGAGTCCTGAATCCTAGCTAGCTAGGatataaaaactctacacatctctgttaaaatggcagatttttgtgaagtaaaagtctgaaactaagataaattatgtcagatcttttcccacctttaatgtgaaattgcaaagtatacaaataaagtgaaatacaatcagaaatttttttagggaaaaaaaggaaaaataaaatacttaccATAATCTACTAtcataagtgtgcacacacttaaactaatactttgttgaagcaccttttgattatattacaccactcagtcttttggctaagagtctatcagtgtgacacatcttgacttgacaatagtttcccactctttcttccagaaactgcttcaggtcaccccacagatttttagttggattcaggtctggctctggctaggccattcagaaacattgaacttcttttggttaagccattcctttgttgatttggatgaatgctttgggtcactgctatgctgaaaggtgaaattcctttttatgttcagcttactagcagacacctgaaggttttgcactaaaattaactggtatttgtagctattcatgattccctccaccttgataaaacccACAGTTCTGgctgatgctgccaccaccatgcttcactgtgggtatggtgttctttggttgatgtgcttttttttcgtGCCAAAcgtggaattattataccttttggaattggtctcatcagacaataacacattttgccacatagtttggggAGATTTAGTTGAGCGTGGATGTTTTTGTGTGAGAAAACGGCTTCTGCCTAACCACCCTactccatagcccagacatgtgaagaagacgagagattgttgtcacgtgcagagagtaatcagtacttgtcagatatttctgcagctcctgtaatgttgctgttggtctcttggcagcctcccttgtgatttttttgtcttgtccttttgtaaattttggagggacgtcctgttcttggtaatgtcactgaggtgctccattttctccacttgttgatgatggccttcatggtgtttcatggtacatctaatgttttggaaatacttttatacccctctcctgatcgctATCCTTCGAGTCAGAAGaaaccaagaagaagaaaatcctaaagaaacagctggtctttatttggggttaatcacaataatttcattgatgacagattcaattacttttgaacatgagattgaatgtgattggttcattctgaacacaacCACATCtacaattataaaagggtgtgcacacttatgcaaccaggtttttgtaacttttctatttttcctgtttttccctaaaatgtttctgattgtttttaataactTAATTTTAAAACgttataatttcacattgagggtggaaaaatatctgacatgatttatcttggtttcatttttttttacatcacaaaaacctgccatgttaacagggctgtgtagactttttatatccattgtaacTAACATATCTTAATtgtcttaaatattaaatatctagCTGGGGCCACCAGTCCTAACATAACTGGCTCTATGTGGTGCAAATAACATGCGTGTGTGACCTCAGCTATGTGTGTATCTTTATATTATAATTGGGAGGCCAACGATGagcattcactcactcaccacGTCATGGCATCCCGAATTTTGTCTTCAATATTTGGGCTAGGTATGTAATGGTAACAAAGGGACTTGTCCTCGAAATTGGGGTCCATGACGTCCACTATTTCCAGAAAGAGCCACCGGAAAAACAGGCCACCAGCCTCGGAAACCatcttaaatcatattttattcttttgatGGTTAGTGCCCCTCTCCCCCAGCCTAAATACCTTTCCTAACAGTTAGGCATAAGTATATACCAGACCTTAGCCTTTCTCTGTGCAGTGAATttttctctccgtctctgtctgtctctctcaactTTCCAGGAACACTGCAGGCAAGTCCATCCACCTCTCCCTCTGTATCCCATGGCACAGCGTCCGATgacagtgactctgacctgacttTTAGTGTCAACAGATCCTCATCTGCCTCCGAGTCCTCACTGGGTGTGTGAACATACAAAGCTCTGAATGTTCAGTTCAGAATGATCAAACTGCTACATTTAGTCTCTCTCTTTGCACATAAGGCCTTCACCCTTAATCGGCATGTTTTGTTCAGGGGAAAATTGaaccattttaaatattcaatgtTGAAACATGGcccatgtttttaaaaataagtttataTAGCAGAAATTCTGGTCAGAAATTCTGGTCAGAGATTCTGGTCAGGAGCTAAGAGTAACAAGGTGAAATAAGTATAAGTATAATTTAACAAAAGATCGAtctttgtaaaaatgaaacgAAACATTCCTTTAATTAGAAGGGCAATAATTCAAATCCATGCACTGCTAACCTGCCACTGTTGGACCCTGTGTTTCCAACCCTGTGTCTgccaaataagtaaatgttttaGCTCCTGTCACATGACCACTCTCCCCTGTACAAACATTTTCACCTTCAGGAGgattactttgtttttaaaactaacgatatacaataaaaatagatGTCCCAGGTTTGTGGAATATCCATTGCTGCTCAGAGAACATgggtagttaaaaaaaaaaaaaaaactcttagcactgtatgtgtttgttaaaTTAACCCAATATTCACAGCCATACGCTAGAACCCTAAATACATTGCCCAGGTACTGAGTGGTGATTTTGCACTAATTCAGAATATTTTCACTGGCCTATTTGCACTACTCTCACTGCAGCCCTATTGTAACTAAATCCTGACATTTATCTGTGTTTGTCCACAGTAACAGCCCCCAGCTCTCCTCTCAGTCCCCCCGTCTCGCCTAGCCTCTCCTTTCCAGAGACGCCACTGAACAGCAAGAGCGGCGAGTGCACCGTGTGCTTCGATCAGGAGGTGGACACTGTCATTTACACATGTGGACACATGTGTCTCTGTCATGAGTGTGGACTTAAGCTAAAGAAACAGATCAACGCTTGCTGCCCGATCTGCCGGAGACCCATCAAGGATGTGATCAAAACTTACAGGCCATGAGAAGACGCAGAACTCAACAAGCAGCTGAGAACCAGCTTTCTATTCTGAACTGAGTTTGGATTTCAGGACTATTCTGTAGCTTTGACTCCTGTAGCGTAACCTCAGTCTCTGTCCCCAACCCCTACCCtaccaccccccaccccacctcCCCGTCACCCCCCATCATCCTCCACCCAGTCCAGAGGcagtgaaatgatttttttttttttttttttttggaacacgAGGTTTGTCTGATGCTTGCTCAGACATTTTAGTGCCTTTGACGTTTGTCTCAAAAGCATCGCCTATCAACCTGACAATCATATTTGATAAATAGTGCTATACAGAATATATGACTTTTatcagagagacactgagaggcTTGTTTAAGCAATGAAACTAACAgatgtaaacagataaaaatgaataattatttttgtttgatattttaaaagtaaatatgtgTGTTTCCAATTGTGTAAAATGGATAATAAAAGAAATCCAATCATATGTATAGTGAAAGATGAGAGGACATTTATTGCACTTAACTGAGTAAACTACATCTGCAGATAGACAGCATCTGAAGGCATTTCTGTATAAACAAGGACTGCATTTTAAcgaaatacataaaaatattttttgtaaagttcatttcattattatggCTGTATGATTATGTGAATGGTATATAACTGGTAAATGCATTCTTTTACTGAGGAAACCCTcccacatttttaatttcatgcatAATCTCTGCACAGTTAATAGAATCTGTAAAGGTCAAGTAAATGTAGATGTGTAGAGTTTCAACGACAGAGCACACGAAAACCTAGAAGAGTGTTCAGTATAGGCCAGACTTTGACTTTgtaattttaatgaagaaattTTCAAAAGTAGTCAAAATGTGCATATTCTTAGCCCTGTTAGAGACTTGTACCAAACACTCTTTGGGAAAAGTTCTCCAATGGTTATATAAGGGTTTGATGGATAAATAAGGGTTTTTTAGTTTCCGAAGCTTCACTCAGTTGGAGagttataaatttttttagaGTGTAGGTCAAAATGTTCATGAACATGAgcttttttttatgtcattttctgCATTTGGACAGCATTAAGTACCACATATCTGCATTTGCTGAACATATGCTTATTGTCCATGtgattacataattacataatgtatttttattttttttaaatacattgaCAATCTAAAACAGGAGTGTCTTGCCTTGCTCCTGGACATAACTGCCTCTAGAGTCCCCCTAATTTATCACTCCTGATACAGCTGATCAAGTTTTGTTAAATTAGGGCTTGAACTagactaaaattaaaattgattaAATGAACACTATTAAAATTGTTCTCAGGAAAGTGTTGACATGCACACTGCTTAATGTAGGTCATTTACACTATGTGTTTGGATaaagtgtaatttttaaatgacAACTCTAGATCCACCTGTACCTGGCAAATCAGTAGCAAATAAACTTTTTTGCTTGTGACATTTATACCCTTGCAcagaaaatgttattaaatttgTGCACTAAACACATATAGTTGTATGTGAAGAAGTTGCTTCTTGAGCATGGATGTCAATGACTCAGTACTATTACAGACACCACAGAATTCTATGCACCAGATCATGCAGAAATCTTCACTTCTTTAATACAGAATTTAGAATTAAAACCCAAAATTCACAGGGAAAAGGACAAATCtaaaacagtaagaaaacacaTTCCATATTAAAGATTATCTTTTCACAGATTATAATCAGGACATGAATTATAATTCCAGCTCACACATACAATGAACATTTTAACACAGCTGAAGTGGTGGTGTGTTTCAACATTCCCCTGGTTTGACTATGTAAGTGTCTTTgcctgtagaaaaaaaaagagagaaagtaatAAATGCTGGGATTAAGCTTGATGCACTGCAATCATGAGATGCTCTTATTTGTCGTGATCTTTGTTAAAACAAAAGATATTCAAGTCACATTAGggtcacacaaaaaaaaaagtctcaatgGCAGCCAGCCAGATCATGTTTTTGCTCAGctcccctgtcctgcacattttagtgtttttcctgctcgtAATAAACCTGAGTTAGAGCAGGGGAAACACTAACATACAGAACAGGGTTTGAAAACTGTGCAAACTTACATGTTGTCAAAGCAGCGCATGAACTCTTTTGGATAGGTCTTCCCATCGGACCCGCACACAGGGTCATACTCGCGCGTGCACATTGGAAGGACATAAGTGTTGGGTTTAAATTTGCTGCAATGCAATCATGAAATATGCTCGTACATGCTCTTATTTGTTGTGATCTTTGTTAAAAGAAAGGATACTCAAGTCACATTAGGGGTTGAAAAAACTCCTCAGGGACCTCCAATCAGACCATGTTTTTGTTCCACTCCCAAAACACCTTGGTCAGGTCATTGAGACCTGTAGAGAACTTCATTACCCAGTTCAGGTGTATCAGGAACTGGGACATGGTCCCCATGAATACAAGGGAGAACTGGGCAAGGTAAAGAATCCAAGAAGTTAGATTGGGAGAGTTGGAGATTGAgggtatttttttatgttgcaaTCAGTAGAGTACAgcttcccaaccctggtcctggagtagcccctgtcctgcacattagTGTCTTCTCTGTTCCCAGCAAACTAATCAGCTGATTAAGAGCCTGAGTtgaggtgtgtgttacagtacactAAAAAACGTACAGAActgggttgggaacctgtgcagTAGAAACTTGCCAATTGTCAAGGCAGAGCATGCACTCGTTTCCATATGTCTTCGCATCGGACCTGCACACAGGGACATACTCACGTGCACACTGGGTGGAGATATCTTTCGCAAGCAGTTGGTCAAAACAAAGTCATTACACAACACTGATACCTACACCAAGCAGAAGAGACAAATTGCTTATTCACCCACCTCCGCTGATTGACCGTTGCCTCGAACATCAGCTGCTCTAGTCAAAGTTAGAGGaaaacagtgaaacagtgaaatgatttatttatattttattttattattttattttttttggaacacAAGGTTTGCCTGATGCTTGCTCAGACATTTTAGTGCCTTTGACATTTGTCTCTGCCTACCAACCTGACAATCATATTTAGTGCTATACAGAATATATGACTTTTATAAGAGGGACACTGAGAGGCTTGTTTAAGCAATGAAACTAACAgatgtaaacagataaaaatgaataattatttttgtttgatattttaaaagtaaatatgtgTGTTTCCAATCATGTAAAATGGATAATAAAAGAAATCCATTCATATGTATAGTGAAAGATGAGAGGACATTTACTGCACTTAACTGAGTAAACTATATCTGCAGATAGACAGCATCTGAAGGCATTTCTGTATAAACAAGGACTGTATTTTAAcgaaatacataaaaatattttttgtaaagttCGTTTCATTATTAACATATGCTTATTGTCCATGtgattacataattacataatgtaattttaaaaaaaaatacattgacAATCTAAAACAGGAGTGTCTTGCCTTGCTCCTGGACATAACTGCCTCTAGAGTTCCCCTAATTTATCACTCCTGATACAGCTGGTCAAGTTTTGTTAAATTAGGGCTTGAACTagactaaaattaaaattgattaAATGAACACTGCTTAATGTAGGTCATTTACACTGTGTTTGGATaaagtgtaatttttaaatgacAACTCTAGATCCACCTGTACCTGGCAAATCAGTAGCAAATAAACTTTTTTGCTTGTGACATTTATACCCTTGCAcagaaaatgttattaaatctGTGTACTAAACACATATAGTTGTATGTGAAGGAGTTGCTTATTGAGCATGGATGTCAATGACTCAGTACTATTACAGACACCACAGAATTCTATGCACCAGATCATGCAGAAATCTTCACTTCTTTAATACAGAATTTGGAATTAAAACCCAAAATTCACAGGGAAAAGGACAAATCTAAAACAGTAGGAAAACACATTCCATATTAAAGATTATCTTTTCACAGATTATAATCAGGACATGAATTATAATTCCAGCTCACACATACAATGAACATTTTAACACAGCTGAAGTGGTGGTGTGTTTCAACATTCCCCTGGTTTGACTATGTAAATGTCTTTgcctgtagaaaaaaaaagagagaaagtaatAAATGCTGGGATTAAGCTTGATGCACTGCAATCATGAGATGCTCTTATTTGTCGTGATCTTTGTTAAAACAAAAGATATTCAAGTCACATTAgggtcacaaaaaaaaaaagtctcaatgACAGCCAGCCAGATCATGTTTTTGCTCAGctcccctgtcctgcacattttagtgtttttcctgctcgtAATAAACCTGAGTTAGAGCAGGGGAAACACTAACATACAGAACAGGGTTTGAAAACTGTGCAAACTTACATGTTGTCAAAGCAGCGCATGAACTCTTTTGGATAGGTCTTCCCATCGGACCTGCACACAGGGTCATACTCGCGCGTGCACATTGGAAGGACATAAGTGTTGGGTTTAAATTTGCTGCAATGCAACCATGAAATATGCTCGTACATGCTCTTATTTGTTGTGATCTTCGTTAAAAGATAGTCAAGTgtcaagtggagtttactgtcatttcaaccatatacagccagttagtacatagtgaaatgaataatgtttcttcaggaccaaggtgctacataagacaaacacagaacagcacagaactacaagggactacataaatttatacataaagttcacaagtgcagacagcacaagacagtacaatgactactgggatagacaatgggcaaagtaagtcccagtgcagggCCGACCAGTACATAGTTCTATTTGAAAGTGAATCTAGtgagaatagtgcaaagagtacaagagtacaatataagtagctgaaatagtgtaaacataagagtagcagcctatgtacagtataataaatattgtagcagcataatgtaatgtgcaaaaacctgcaaaaaaattgcaaagaggatggaggatgctcagttgtgtgtgtgtatatatgtatgtgtgtgtgttctttcagtccagtttctgggtgtttaggagtctgatggcttggggggaagaaactattgcacagtctggtcatgagggcccgaatgcttcggtaccacttaccagacggcaggagggtgaagagtgtgtgtgaggggtgtgtggggtcatccacaatgctggtggctttgtggatgcagcatgaggtgtaaatgtctgtgatggagggaagagaaacccagatgatcttctcagctgtcctcactatccgctgaagggTATTGCAatctgagacagtgcaattcccaaaccaggcagtgatgcagctgcacaggatgctctcgatagtccctctgtagaacatggtgaggatgggggagtgggagatgtgctttcctcagtcttctcagaaagtacaggcgctgctgggctttcttagttatggagctggtgttgagcgaccaggtgagggtctccgccaggtgaacaccaagacatttggtgctcttgacgaccTCCAAGGAGGAGCcaccgatgttcagcggagagtggtcattccgtgctcttctgaagtcaacagccatctctttagttttgtccacattcagggacaggttgttggctctgcaccagtcctttagctgctgcacctcctctctgtatgctgactcatcgttcttgctgatgagacccaccatgGTCGTGTCATCGGAggacttgatgatgtgattcgagctgtgcattgctacagaaagtggtcattctgtgctcttctgaaatCAACagccatctctttagttttgtccacatttagagacaggttgctggctctgcaccagtcctttagctgctgcacctcctctctgtatactgactcgtcgttcttgaacttgatgatgtgattcgagctgtgcattgtgCATCGTGaatcagcagagtgaacagcaatggactgagcacacagccctgtgaggtcccagtgctcagtgtggtggtgttggagatgctgttcccgatccggactgactgaagtctcccagtcaggaagtccaggatccagttgcagtgggaggtgttcaggcccagcaggttcagctttccaatcaggtgctgaggaatgattgtgttgaatgctgaactgaagtctatgaacagtaTTCGAATATATATGTCCTTATTGTCCAGGTCAATCCagtcaggtgctgaggaatgattgtgttgaatgctgaactgaagtctatgaacagtaTTCGAAtatatgtgtctttattgtcgaggtgggtgagggccagatggagggtgctGGTGagggcgtcatctgttgagcagTTGGGGCGGTAAgtgaattgcagggggtccagtgagaggggcagcagggtcttgatgtgcctcatgactagcccctcgaagcacttcatgatgatgggtgtaagtgcaacgggacggtagtgaCACTGacgacttctttggcacgggggtgatggtggtggccttgaagcacgtcggaACGACAgcgctgctcagggaggtgttgaagatgtctgtgaaaaCATCCACCatctggtctgcacatcctctgagcactctgccaggaatgttgtctggtccagcagccttccgcgggttgactctgtgtagagtcttcctcacatcggccgtggttaggcacagcacctggtcattgggaggaggggtggacTTCCTCGCCGTCACATCATTCTGCACCTCAAACTGAGCGTAGAAGTTgctcagcgcatctgggagggaggcatcactgtcacaggcaggtgatgttgtcctgtagttggtgacgGCCTGCATGACCTGCCACATGTGCCACGTGTCTTAAGTCACATTAGGGGTTGAAAAAAACTCCTCAGGGACCTCCAGCCAGACCATGTTTTAGTTCCACTCCCAACACACCTTGGTCAGGTAATTGAGACCTGTAGAGACCTTGATTACCCAATTCAGGTGTATCAAGAACTGGGACATGGTCCCCATGAATACAAGGGAGAACTGGGCTAGGTAAAGAATCCAAGAAGTTAGATTGGGAGAGTTGGAGATTGAgggtatttttttatgttgcaaTCAGTAGAGTAgtccctgtcctgcacattagTGTCTTCTCTGTTCCCAGCAAACTAATCAGCTGATTAAGAGCCTGAGTTGAGGTCTGTGTTACAGTACActaaaaaatgtacagaactgggttgggaacctgtgcagTAGAAACTTACCAATTGTCAAGGCAGAGCATGTGCTTGTTTCCATATGTCTTTGCATTGGACCTGCACACAGGGACATACTCACACGTGCACACTGGGTGGAGATATCTTTCGCAAGCAGTTGGTCAAAACAAAGTCATTACACAACACTGATACCTACACCAAGCAGAAGAGACAAATTGCTTATTCACCCACCTCCGCTGATTGACCGTTGCCTCGAACATCAGCTGCTCTAGTCAAAGCTAGAGGaaaacagtgaaacagtgaaatgatttttttattttttattttatttatttatttttttttggaacacaAGGTTTGTCTGATGCTTCCTCAGACATTTTAGTGCCTTTGACATTTGTCTCTGCCTACCAACCTGACAATCATATTTGATAAATAGTGATAAACAGAATATATGACTTTTatcagagagacactgagaggcTTGTTTAAGCAATGAAACTAACAgatgtaaacagataaaaatgaataattatttttgtttgatattttaaaagtaaatatgtgTGTTTCCAATTGTGTAAAATGGATAATAAAAGAAATCCAATCATATGTATAGTGAAAGATGAGAGGACATTTATTGCACTTAACTGAGTAAACTACATCTGCAGATAGACAGCATCTGAAGGCATTTCTGTATAAACAAGGACTGCATTTTAAcgaaatacataaaaatattttttgtaaagttcatttcattattatggCTGTATGATTATGTGAATGGTATATAACTGGTAAATGCATTCTTTTACTGAGGAAACCCTcccacatttttaatttcatgcatAATCTCTGCACAGTTAATAGAATCTGTAAAGGTCAAGTAAGTGTAGATGTGTAGAGTTTCAACTACAGAGCACACGAAAACCTAGAAGAGTGTTCAGTATAGGCCAGACTTtgactttttaattttactgttttcaGGAGTAGTCAAAACATGCATATTCTTAGCCCTGTTAGAGACTTGCACCAAACACTCTTTGGGAAAAAGGGTTCTCCAATGGTTATTTAAGGTTTATTGGATAAATAAGGTTTTTTTAGCTTCCCAAGCTTCACTCAGTTGGAGAGTTATAAATTTGTTTAGAGTGTAGGTCAAAATGGTCGTGaacatgagatttttttttttttttttttttttttttttaaaacgtctTTAAATTTTCTGCATTTGGACAGCATTAAATACCACGTATCTGCATTTGCTGAACATATGCTTAT contains:
- the neurl1b gene encoding E3 ubiquitin-protein ligase NEURL1B isoform X3; protein product: MGNSAPKPLTVDANLQHRPVASRQYYILPHGTVERRSSALAVNLESPRFHPHAKGKNIRLDAQLRRATRKNSFCHGLTFSQRPIRLYEQVRLRLSGVHSGWSGALRFGFTSLDPGELASSDIPKYACPDLVARPGYWAKALPERLAARDNVLAFWADRHGRVFYTVNDGEPVLFHCGLSAARPLWAIIDIYGITQEVTLLESTFADSTSCLSVARLSAYLPPSNHDSANYSNNQLESNQAAKMAALHLSSSTQPSPCCSSSSSSSSFGVQRSSRGLPSTLDADLRFHPVRGADVLLSSDRSMACVHSPDGIRTLVFSDRPMRLGETLFVEVSHMGPPCLGMLLFGMTSCDPGTLHAAELPAEPDALLDRKEYWVVHRGLPAPAPGDVLSFMLLPDGEVHHGINGVARGRLLCVDSSQALWTFFALRGAINRLRILGTLQASPSTSPSVSHGTASDDSDSDLTFSVNRSSSASESSLVTAPSSPLSPPVSPSLSFPETPLNSKSGECTVCFDQEVDTVIYTCGHMCLCHECGLKLKKQINACCPICRRPIKDVIKTYRP